DNA sequence from the Arthrobacter crystallopoietes genome:
CCACCACTTCGATGTCCGGGTAGGCCTTGATGCCCTCTTCGAAACCGGCGCCGCGGTCGCGGCTGGCGGACGTGCCGGCCACGCCCTGCAGCACGATCACTTTGCCCTTCTCGCCCATGGCCTTGGCCAGCTCGTCCGCGGCCTGCTTGCCGCCGGCGACGTTGTCGCTGGAGACCAGGGAGGCGATTTCGGCGTCGTTGACCGCGCGGTCAACCGCGATGACGGGGATGTTGTTTTCCAGCAGCGGGCTGACCGCGGCGGCGGCCGAGTCCGAGTCCACCGGGTTGATAATGACGCCCTGCACGCCGCTGGTCGCGGCGGTGGCCAGCTGGTTGGTCTGGGTGGCCGAATCGTTCTGCGCGTCGACCACTTCCAGTGTCAGGCCCGCGGCCTCGGCGGCCTCGGTGGCGCCGTCGCGCAGGTCCACGAAGAACGGGTTGTTGAGGGTGGAAACGGCCAGCGTGACCTTGTCACCGGAGGCGCCCTCTTCGCCTCGGTTGCAGCCGGTGGCTCCCAGCGCCACGGTCAGGCCCAGGGCCAGCACGGCGGTGCTGCGCTTGAAAGACGTGAACTTCATTGTTTTGGATCCTTCTCTAGTGATTGTTCGGGTTGTTCGGGTGTCAGTGTGTGGTGTTCTTGCGGCGCAGCACGTCGATCCCCACGGCCAGCGCGATGACCAGGCCGATCACCACCTGCTGCCAGAACGAGGACACGTTGAGCAGGTTCAGGCCGTTGCGGATGACCACCAGGACCAGGGCGCCCACGAGCGTGCCGGAGATCCGGCCCACGCCGCCGGCCAGGGAGGCACCGCCAATAACGACGGCGGCAATCGCGTCCAGTTCGTAGCCCACCGCAGCCTGCGGCTGGGCCGAGTCCAGCCGGCCGGAGAGCAGCATGCCGGCCAGGCCGGCGAACAGGCCGGAGAGGGCGAAGACGATGACCAGCACCTTCTGGACCGGGATGCCGGAGAGCCGCGCGGCTTCGGTGTTGCCGCCGACCGCGTACATGTAGCGGCCGATCACGGTGCGGTTGAGCAGAAACGCGGCAACCAGGCCGGCAACCACCAGCACCACAATGGGCATCGGAATCGGCCCGAGGTTGCCGCCCAGGAACGAGACCTGGTCCGCGGTCCGCACGGGCCGGCCGTCCGAAACCACCAGCGTCAGTCCTCGGGCCACGCTGAGCATGGCCAACGTGGCGATGAAGGACGGCAGCCGGCCGTAGGCAGTGGCCAGGCCGCTTGCTGCGCCGCAGGCCGCTCCGGTCAGGAGCCCGCCCAGCAGCGCAACCCAGCCGTTCAGACCGGCGGTGGTAAACATCGAGGCGGAGACCATCGCGGACAGCGCCGCCACCGATCCCACCGAGAGGTCGATCCCGGCGGCCACGATCACGAAGGTCATGCCGAACGCCAGCACGGCAATGGTGGAAGCCTGGATGCCGATATTGAGCATATTCCCGGGGGTGAGGAAGTCCGGCGTCGCAATGAACAGCGCCAGGCAGAGCACCAACAGCCCGACCAGCGCACCGTTGTTCGCCAGGAACTTCTTGATGTCCAAGCCTTGGCGCTTCTCGGCCTTCACAGCAGTAGTCATGTTCTTAGTCCCTTAACTCTTGTCTTCCAAGTCCCGCACCACGTCACGGACGGCCAGCGTCATGACCTTGTCCTGCGTGGCGTCTTCTGCTGCCAGTTCGCCGGAGAGATGCCCTCCGCTCATCACCAGGATCCTGTCGCTCATCCCGAGCACTTCCGGCAGTTCGCTGGAGACCATCAGCACGGCGCCGCCGGCAGCGGTCACCGAGTTGATCAGTTCGTAGATTTCCACCTTGGCGCCGACATCGACGCCCCGGGTTGGTTCGTCGAGCAGGAGCACTCTGGCGCCGGCCGCGATCCAGCGGCCGAACACCGCCTTTTGCTGGTTGCCGCCGGAGAGCGAACGCACCGTCTGGTCCAGCCCGCTCATCCGGATGCGCAGTTTTCCAGCCACGTCCTGCGCCTTGTCCCGCTGGCCCTTGAAGTCCACCAGGCCGGCCCTGGCTGTGCTGGCCAGCGTGGCATAGCCGATGTTCTCGTTGACGGAGGCATCCAGCACCAGACCCTGGACTTTGCGGTCTTCGGGCACATGCCCCAGTCCCGCCTTGATCCCGGCGCCGATGTTATGCCGCGGGATTTTCCGGCCCCTGATGGTGACGGTGCCCGAGTCATAGGGGTCCACCCCCGCGACGGCGCGGACTACTTCCGTGCGGCCGGCGCCCACCAGTCCGGCAAGGCCCACCACCTCGCCGGCGTGCACGGTGAAGCTCATGTTGTTGACCAGGCCCTTGATGGACAGCCCCTCCACCTCCAGCAACGGCTCGGACGGTCCGGTGTACTCGCGGCGGCGTGGAAACTGCTGGCTGATGTCGCGGCCCACCATAAGGCGGACGAGTTCCGGCTCGGGGGTGTCCGCAGGTACTTCGGCCACGAACTTGCCGTCGCGCAGCACGGAGACGGAATCGCCCACTTCGGCGATCTCGTCGAGATGGTGGCTGATGAACACCATGCCCACGCCGCGCTCGCGCAGATCGTGCACCACGCTGAACAGCGCGGCGATCTCGCGGCGGGTGAGGGCCGCCGTCGGTTCGTCCAGAATCAGCATGCGGGCATCGAGGCTGAGGGCTTTGGCGATCTCCACCAATTGCTGCCGGGCGATGCCCAGCTCCCCCACCGGGTGGTCGAGATCGATGTCCAGGCCGATCAGGTCCAGGGCCGCGCGCGCCTGCTTGCGCAGCGCAGAGCGGTCCACCATGCCGAATCTCTTCGGGAACCGGCCCATCATGATGTTCTCTGCCACGGACATGCTGGGCACGAGGTTCAGTTCCTGGTGGATGGTGGCGATGCCGGCCGCTTCCGATGCATTGGTGTCGCGGAACCTGACCGGCTCGCCGTCGAGCAGGATCCGTCCGCCGTCGGGCTGGTAAACACCGGCCATCATTTTGATCAGCGTGGATTTGCCGGCACCGTTTTCGCCGAGCAGCACCTGGACCTTGCCCGGGTGGACACTGACGGTCACCTCGTCGATGACCTGCACAGGCCCGAAGGATTTGCTGATTTTTTCCAGCGTCAGAATCGGCTGTCCGTTCATCGGTTGACTCCAGTCTTTGCAGGTCCGGTTGATTTGCGC
Encoded proteins:
- a CDS encoding substrate-binding domain-containing protein, producing the protein MKFTSFKRSTAVLALGLTVALGATGCNRGEEGASGDKVTLAVSTLNNPFFVDLRDGATEAAEAAGLTLEVVDAQNDSATQTNQLATAATSGVQGVIINPVDSDSAAAAVSPLLENNIPVIAVDRAVNDAEIASLVSSDNVAGGKQAADELAKAMGEKGKVIVLQGVAGTSASRDRGAGFEEGIKAYPDIEVVAKQTANFDRAQALDVATNLLQANSDVTGIFAENDEMALGAIQALGDRAGTDVKVVGFDGTEDALAAIQAGTMTATIAQQPSELGKRSVELMAQLLAGETVESNVPVPVTTVTEENVEEFIK
- a CDS encoding ABC transporter permease, with amino-acid sequence MTTAVKAEKRQGLDIKKFLANNGALVGLLVLCLALFIATPDFLTPGNMLNIGIQASTIAVLAFGMTFVIVAAGIDLSVGSVAALSAMVSASMFTTAGLNGWVALLGGLLTGAACGAASGLATAYGRLPSFIATLAMLSVARGLTLVVSDGRPVRTADQVSFLGGNLGPIPMPIVVLVVAGLVAAFLLNRTVIGRYMYAVGGNTEAARLSGIPVQKVLVIVFALSGLFAGLAGMLLSGRLDSAQPQAAVGYELDAIAAVVIGGASLAGGVGRISGTLVGALVLVVIRNGLNLLNVSSFWQQVVIGLVIALAVGIDVLRRKNTTH
- a CDS encoding sugar ABC transporter ATP-binding protein — encoded protein: MNGQPILTLEKISKSFGPVQVIDEVTVSVHPGKVQVLLGENGAGKSTLIKMMAGVYQPDGGRILLDGEPVRFRDTNASEAAGIATIHQELNLVPSMSVAENIMMGRFPKRFGMVDRSALRKQARAALDLIGLDIDLDHPVGELGIARQQLVEIAKALSLDARMLILDEPTAALTRREIAALFSVVHDLRERGVGMVFISHHLDEIAEVGDSVSVLRDGKFVAEVPADTPEPELVRLMVGRDISQQFPRRREYTGPSEPLLEVEGLSIKGLVNNMSFTVHAGEVVGLAGLVGAGRTEVVRAVAGVDPYDSGTVTIRGRKIPRHNIGAGIKAGLGHVPEDRKVQGLVLDASVNENIGYATLASTARAGLVDFKGQRDKAQDVAGKLRIRMSGLDQTVRSLSGGNQQKAVFGRWIAAGARVLLLDEPTRGVDVGAKVEIYELINSVTAAGGAVLMVSSELPEVLGMSDRILVMSGGHLSGELAAEDATQDKVMTLAVRDVVRDLEDKS